aacaacaaggagtctggtggcaccttaaagactaaaagatttatttgagcataagctttcatgggtaaaaacctcacttcttcagatgcatctttttacccatgaaagcttatgctcaaataaatctgttcgtctttaaggtgccaccggactccttgttgttttggggagggggagagacttcaggagcaaacggtatttacatgaacacacctactctgcttagatatccaaCAGATAGAGCGGTGTTGGGTGTTGGGTCACagatcactttagtactgaatgcaggggtagtgacaTGCTGTAatcaatgttgttgtctttattgtatgaataaaggggagcagaactgtgcttaacctggcccaaatgagggggtcaccctcagctggaAGGACCTTGTTAGGCCtggggctcaaatgccagagccctgagaAAGTAAAAGGGGAGGGGACAGGTATCTCACTAGGCAGTGTGGACTCTCCCTAGGGGTCCCCAATCTGGTTCCTCTGCACTGTTCATAAAtgggcttcattaggagccttttgttatgtTAAGTGTTTAATAACAGCTGAAAACACTTGTGGTGGGGCAGGGTTTCTACCCAGCCTAATAAAAGCTGAAAATCACAAAGAGGTGATTGTgatggcaggtggcagcagaaggtgactgacaatCAGACAGTGGGTGCAAAACGAGCGGCGGGCGGGGCGGCCGGGCGGCAaggagcagcagtgggaggggcagcCGGGCAGCGAGGAGCAGTGGCGGGCGGGGCAGCCGGGTGGCGAGGAGCAGCAGCGGGCTGGGCGGCCGGGTGGCCGGGTGGCGAGGAGTAGTGGTGGGTGGGGCGGCCGGGCGGCGAGGAGCAGCAGCGGGCTGGGCGGCAAGGAGCAGTGGTGGAAGGGGCAGCTGGGTGGCAaggagcagcagtgggaggggcagcCGGGCAGCGAGGAGCAGCGGCGGGCGGGGCAGCTGGGCAgcgaggagcaggggtgggaggggcggCCGGGCGgcgaggagcaggggcaggagggtggcCGGGCggtgaggagcaggggtgggagggtggcCGGGCGGCGAGGAGCAGCGGCTGGCGGGGCAGCTGGGCGGCGAGGAGCAGGGGCGGCCGGGCAgcgaggagcaggagcagccggGTGgcgaggagcagcagctggcggGGCGGCCGGGCAGCCGGGCAGCGAGGAGCAGCGGTGGGAGGGGCAGCCGGGCGGCGAGGAGCAGCGGCTGGCCGGGCGGCCGGGCGGCGAGGAGCAGCGGCTGGCGGGGCGGCCGGGCGGCGAGGAGCAGCGGCTAGCCGGGCGGCCGGGCGGCGAGGAGCAGCGGCGGGCGGGGTGGCCGGGCGGCGAGGAGCAGCGGCTGGCCGGGCGGCTGGGCGGCGAGGAGCAGCGGCTGGCGGGGCGGCCGGGCGGCAAGGAGCAGCGGCTGGCCGGGTGGCCGGGCGGCGAGGAGCAGCGGCTGGCGGGGGCGGCCGGGCGGCGAGGAGCAGCGGCTGGCCGGGCGGCCGGGCGGCGAGGAGCAGCGGCTGGCCGGGCGGCCGGGCGGCGAGGAGCAGCGGCTGGCCGGGCGGCCGGGCGGCAAGGAGCAGCGGCTGGCGGGGCGGCCGGGCGGCAAGGAGCAGCGGCTGGCCGGGTGGCCGGGCGGCGAGGAGCAGCGGCGGGAGGGGTGGCCGGGCGGCGAGGAGCAGCGGCTGGCCGGGCGGCTGGGCAGCGAGGAGCAGCGGCTGGCCGGGCGGCCGGGCGGCGAGGAGCAGCGGCTGGCGGGGCGGCCGGGCGGCGAGGAGCAGCGGCTGGCGGGGCGGCCGGGCGGCGAGGAGCAGCGGCTGGCCGGGCGGCCGGGCGGCGAGGAGCAGCGGCTGGCCGGGCGGCCGGGCGGCGAGGAGCAGCGGCTGGCGGGGCGGCCGGGCGGCGAGGAGCAGCGGCTGGCGGGGCGGCCGGGCGGCGAGGAGCAGCGGCTGGCGGGGCGGCCGGGCGGCGAGGAGCAGCGGCTGGCCGGGCGGCTGGGCAGCGAGGAGCAGCGGCTGGCGGGGCGGCCGGGCGGCGAGGAGCAGCGGCTGGCCGGGCGGCCGGGCGGCGAGGAGCAGCGGCTGGCCGGGCGGCGAGGAGCAGCGGCTGGCGGGGCGGCCGGGCGGCGAGGAGCAGCGGCTGGCGGGGCGGCCGGGCGGCGAGGAGCAGCGGCTGGCGGGGCACCGaaccagagcaagtgctcagatggtgtAGCAAGCCAGGTGtcttcttccctgggtgggaggttaactcacacagatgcacctctgaaccctggtcCTCACTGACCAAAGACAAACACTgcgagtggggtatggtgagagagcagagaggggcacgGTAAaggaactcaagaacatgaggcagaagaagaCTCTGCCTCATGCACTCTGCGGTGGGCGTCCTGCTCACAGTTTATGTTTGAGTCCTGCTTAATGTCGggtgacttctctcctttcataAATGTTTCTTTTGTACGCTCAGACTCTGCGCTTGCAAGTGAGGAAGTATCGCCTCTCAGAGGCATGCAGGGgtgatgtttcagagtagcagccgtgttagtctgtattcacaaaaagaagaggcgtacttgtggcaccttagagactaaccaatttatttgagcatgagctttcgtgagctacagcttcaggggtggtgtgtaattttcccaggttcctgggtgggggctcgagccggttctgtgttttatcgatggaaaggaacccctactTATTGAACCCGGTCCTGGTTGCtgccggctccacctggcagaagggttacacagcgACTGCGAGGTGATGTAATTTCCGTGTGTCAGTATCTTCCTGGGGAGGAAATCCCCAGCAGTATCGAGGTCTTTAATGTAGCAAAGGAAGGCAGCACCAGGTGAAGCCAGGCCCAGGGAAACGGGAAGTTAGGCGCACACTGTTAGCAGTGAGGGTGACTCCACTCTCCAGCTCTTGATGTCTCCAGATCCGGCCTGGCCACCGTTCTGGAGgatgctttagtcaaacccaAGTTCTTGGGCTCAGTGCAGAAGATGCTGGCGGGAGGGTGCCTCTGAGCTGTGCTACGCAGGTCACACTAAATGGtctgatcccttctggcctcaaactgTACAAAAAGTGCTCGGCACAAAGTGGAAATGTCTCATATCTTCATGAAAaacgtgactcagtttccccattcatttTCTGTGGTCACCCACTGGGTGTGAAGGAGTTAATTTCTCctctgggacagggagggagtgagggtggtTGGGCTGGTATGGCTGACTGACCAAGAGCCATCCTTGGGACGGCCATGGCCCCCAGCAACTGGCTGGTAAGCGTGAAGGCCtggcagcccgggggggggggggggcacgtggaagcagtagggctgccaactttctaattgcataaaaccgaacacccctgcctgcccctttccccgaggccctgcccctgcccctgcctggcccctttgaggccccgcccccgctcactccatccccctccctccattgctcgctccccccccccactcactcattttcaccaggctggggcaggcggttggggtgcaggctctggggtggggctgaggatgaggggtt
The window above is part of the Chelonia mydas isolate rCheMyd1 chromosome 2, rCheMyd1.pri.v2, whole genome shotgun sequence genome. Proteins encoded here:
- the LOC119565565 gene encoding S-antigen protein-like; this encodes MRLMIDPSYRVQGQEESSNITQHDYFQWFKQLQEDKTSLQYRVNQAIERMNNKIRKQRPTKAALWETGDQVMSSGWRGRPGGEEQRLAGRPGGEEQRLAGRPGGEEQRLAGRPGGKEQRLAGRPGGKEQRLAGWPGGEEQRREGWPGGEEQRLAGRLGSEEQRLAGRPGGEEQRLAGRPGGEEQRLAGRPGGEEQRLAGRPGGEEQRLAGRPGGEEQRLAGRPGGEEQRLAGRPGGEEQRLAGRPGGEEQRLAGRLGSEEQRLAGRPGGEEQRLAGRPGGEEQRLAGRRGAAAGGAAGRRGAAAGGAAGRRGAAAGGAPNQSKCSDGVASQVSSSLGGRSGLATVLEDALVKPKFLGSVQKMLAGGCL